The following is a genomic window from Pseudomonas parafulva.
GGCGTCCCAGCCCAGCACCAGGTACAGCTGATCGTGCGGGTTCAACTCCGCCCGGACCGACTCCAGGGTGTCGATGGTATAGGACGGCTTGTCGCGTTCGAGTTCGCGGGCATCGACGCTCAACCCCGCCACGCCCTGCACCGCGCCGCGCACCATGGCCAGCCGATCGGTGGCGGCCACCTGCGGGGTATCACGGTGCGGCGGGCGCGCGTTGGGCAGCAAACGGAGTTCGTCCAGGGCCATGAACTCGGCCACTTCCAGCGCGCTGCGCAGGTGGCCGATGTGCACAGGGTCGAACGTGCCGCCCAGGATACCGATACGCCGCACTGCGGTGGCCTTGCTCAACTCAGCACGACCCGCGCAGTTGGCCGTCGCCGATCACCACGTACTTCTCGCAGGTCAGCCCCTCGAGACCGACCGGGCCGCGAGCGTGCAGCTTGTCGGTGGAAATGCCGATCTCCGCGCCCAGGCCGTATTCGAAGCCGTCGGCGAAGCAGGTGGGCGCGTTGAGCATGACCGAGGCCGAATCCACCTCGGCCATGAAGCGCCGGGCATTGCCCTGATGCTCCGTGGCGATGGAATCGGTGTGGTGCGAGCCGTAGTGGTTGATGTGCTCGATGGCCGCTTCCAAGCCCTCGACCACGCGAATGGACAAGATCGCGTCGAGGTACTCGGTG
Proteins encoded in this region:
- the nadD gene encoding nicotinate-nucleotide adenylyltransferase, producing MSKATAVRRIGILGGTFDPVHIGHLRSALEVAEFMALDELRLLPNARPPHRDTPQVAATDRLAMVRGAVQGVAGLSVDARELERDKPSYTIDTLESVRAELNPHDQLYLVLGWDAFCGLPGWHRWEELLQHCHILVLQRPDADVEPPDELRNLLAARSQSDPTAMSGPAGNISFVWQTPLAVSATQIRQLLASGKSVRFLVPDAVLAYIEAHGLYRASH